The DNA sequence ttgGCTTTTTAACATTGGCACGATGACGGCGGTTTCAAAAAGATCTCGCCAATGATGTCATTATGCTTGTAACGATTGGTAAGAAACCATCAATTTGGAGTTCATGACAAGCATGTCAGCACAGTCATCAAATGCGTGGATTTATGCTGCCTCCGGTCACAAGGGTGCTAATAAGGCCGGGCCACTCCTTCCCATTGAGGACGTGAGCTCCTTATCAAGCCATCGGGGGCTCGGGATCAAGGTTCAACTTTGTACTTCTGCAGGGAGAGAACACGACTACGTGGGCGCGATTAGTTGCAAGCACTACATGAGACTAAAGCACAGAGCaagtgttaaaacaaaaaagaaaaaatggtggAATGTACACAAACGATCCGAGGAATCCGTACCCAGACCAAAGTCCGTGATTAGGGCGAGGATTTTAAAATGCAGTATTGCGTAACTTGACTGAAACCGCTCTTCGTGGCGGTTGTGGGGAAACAAAGTGATGTATTTTTGTTACACCCGTCATTATACGCTATATACTGAATCACGAGATAACGAGATGCGCATTTGACAAGCCAAAAAACATTCTCAGCAAACATGTTATGAAAACTCGCATTTATTTACAAGACTGTAGAATATTTACATGACCAATAAAAGCTTCAATCATTCCCGTTGACTTAAAATCTGTTTTGTCATttgcgaaaaaaacaaaacaaacaaaaaaaaaacagtagcatccaataaataaacacaatgagGTTGAGTAAAATCGTTCCAGATTTTTAACTTGTTCCAGCAAGGACACGTTTGAAAAAATGAACCCAATTGGTCCATGAACACatttatacataaatatataaaaaggaTCCGAAGAAAACTAAACGGTTGGAGAAAAGGGCCATTTGTTCATATTTGTTCATAGCACGTTTGAAGtgttggctttaaaaaaaaaaaatcctcaaatgaACAAGTGTGTGATGAGTTTGACCTGCGGGCCGCATCAGCGAAGGAGCCTCTTCCTGCTCCCCGAGCGCCGGGTGGGCTGGCTGAAGCCCGACACGCCCTCGTCCGCTTCCGTCCTCCTCTCGACTGCGAGTTTGTCTGCAACATCCGACACGGACAAGATTCAAGTCCAGTCGTCGAGTGGAGGAGAAACGCACAATGGCGACGAGcgcaacctttttgtcggccattttaaaaattggcaTGCGCAGGCCTCCACGGCGCATTTCACGAGAGGTGAGTCCAGCCCACTGGTTGTACCAGTGGTGTCTAAACTATGGCCTCGGGGCCACTTGTGGCCTCGTCATCCATTTTTAGCGGCCcgcgacatgacaaaaaaaaaactacagtttgttctttttctttttggttcggAATGTGGAGATGtgccgctgatggtgtagtggtggCTACCCTCAAAATCCTCAACTAAACGCCCTAACAGGTTTAAGTGAGGGACAGTCAGCGCCCCCGCCCCGCCAAGACAAAAGCACAGTACAGgtgtgttttacaacaatacttCACCATATCTCCGGTTAGATATGTACTCATGGAGGAAATAAGTGAAGCTCGGGGTTTACATTTTCACCAACTTCCTGCGAATTCTGTGGACTTGTGTCGCGCATTGTGATGCAGTGACAACCTTTCGCCATTAGCGTTCGAGCCTGCTTTTATTCTGGTAAGTCGAAAAAAATGCCGCTTGCCGCTTTGCGTACAAGGTAGCAAGCTCTTACCTTTCAAGCGAGGCGTTCTCCTGCTCGCGGAAGCCGGCTTTTCCTTGAAGAGCAAGGGAGACTGAGTGAGGGCCAAAATCCCACCGGCTGTTACCGGCTTCCTCACCACGGAGCCTGGAGGCGTGGCTACGGATGAAACAAAACGACAGTCGCTTAGCATTTCTCTTGGTTGATCTTTCCACGGACATGACGGATGCTATACGGTGAAGTCCGGGCATTTGGCAAAGGCTCGGGGACCGAGCTACCAAATCCACCCGGGAAAATGTTTGTATTTGCACATGGCTGCCAGAAGATGGCGTTGTTCATGAATATGCGAGGGTTCATCACTTACTGGACGGGACGTCTCCACCGACGGCGGTCCACATCATTTCTTCGCCATCTCGGTGAGGCTCAGGTGCCATCCAGTCGTCGTCGGGATGTCGAGGAGAGGCGTCCCCACAAGGCGAGCGCGCTCGTTTCCACGGCAAAATTCCGCCCGTGGCTTTACCGCAGAGGTCGTCGGGGTCGTCCGCGTCCGACAACCTGCTCACTCCCAGTTCCGCCTCGTCTGTCAGATCGCCCTTCCGGGAGGGCTCTTTAGCTCCGACGGCACCCGTGCGGGCTCTTTTCCTCCGGGGCCACCTGTTCAGGTTGTCCGGGGTCAATTTCCCCACACTCTGCGGGGAAGGCGACGGGGAGAAGACGTCCGCGACGGCCCTGGGGGACGTGGTCCCGGCGGGGTGGCGTGTGGGCGTGTAGGACTGGCAGATGTGGGTCTGGACCACTCCGCCTTTTGCGGGGGTGGCGTGGCTGCAGACGGACGGCGAGACGCGACCGGGATCTCGATGCTTGGGGAAAGGACTCGGAGCTCCCGAGCGAGGAGCGTTCTCGGCGAGAACCTCGTTGACATCGGTGGAGTCCGTACGTTTGAATTTGAGTTTGGGAAGCCCGGACGTTTGCATTTCCATTTCAACTTGATAGGAAGCGGATTTCGGCGAAGGCGTAGCTTTTTGTTGCCGATGCTGCCGGGGTGGGCCTCGGGGGGTTGAGAACCTTGGGAATTCACCGGCGTAGCCCAAACGTGCGGCCGCCTCGCGCTGCTGGCGGTCGGGCGTCTGTCGGAAGCCGTAGCCGCAACCGGGCGTCGCTTGGGCCTGAAGAACCGGGTCCTTGGTGGAGGCGGCCTCGGTCAAAACATCTTCGGTGGATTTCGAAGGCTTGCGGCAAAAGGAAATGTTCATCTTGAGGCCGCCGCTAAACTGCGTCTTGATCACCGACGCGTCCACAATGTCATGACCGTCGTCCGCGGCGGGGTCGAGTTGCGAAGACTCCGACGGCCGCGAATCCGACGGAGAACTCGTCTCGTTCGCAGACGATTCAACACTTTGGGCTTTCGTCCCTTCTGTTAATTGCACGCCGCTTTCCAGAATGAAAGCGGCTTCTTTATTCGGCACGCGAGTTACGCCGTCCGGAGACGCTTGCTTCCAGGGGGAACCGATTTTGGGACTTGAAGTTCGTCTGGACCGAGTGGCCATCGGTTGAACCGGGCTGGGCGTCCTGGCGTGAGGTCTCGTGGTGGCTTCCGGTGAGGCGGTGTGTACTTGAGGTGGTGAAAACTGGAAAGGCGCCGCCTCTGGTCTCCTTTCACTTGGTGTATCTGGCGACGTCACCTGACAGGGAAAGGTATGCGAGGTCTTGTCGGGGGTCTTGAAAGTCCCCGGCATGTCGCTGGGGCTTTTCGGCGGGCTGCAGAACCGCTTCGCAGTCTTCAACAATCTGGGTGAACGACGGGACGTCGTCGGCGCAGCGACGGCATCGTCCGCCGCGCTACGTTTCTTCCGCGGGGACGGAGACCAAGAGACCATCTTTTTGGGAGTGGCGGACGGTGAATGTAACGTGAAGGAAAAAGGCTCCGCTTCCGAAGACTTGACAGGAGTCCTGAGAATTCCCTTCAGTGGCCTCGTCTCCGGCACCAAAGTCTTTCTGGCGGGAGATCTGAAAGGACTGCCCCGAAGGTCCATAGCAAGTTGTCCGACGGGGCTCTCGGCGGCAGGGAGAACCCGGGGCCTGGAAGACGGCCCGGTTTTGGGGGTTGCCGGTGTTCTCGGGGTCGCTACTCCGCATCTTTTCGGTGTTCTCGGGGTCGCTACTCCGCATCTTTTGGGAGTTTTTTCCGGTGTCTTGCTGGGACTCTAGACATTGGCGTACAGCGTTAGAATTCAGAGTGGTACCTCGGACCGAAGGAGTTTTTGGGGAGGGACGAGCCAACGGCAGATATTTACCTCAAAGACACTGGAGTCCGCAGACAGCCGAGTGGCGCCGCTCCGCGTCGAGCCCGTCGAAGTGGAAGGACGGGCGGGAGAccgggcggcgctaaagagaaGCCTCACGGGAGAGCGGACTTTTTCAACGTCCACATCGCCGGTCCCGCCTTCGCCGAGCGGAAGCCGGGAGGCGGAGAGCGCCCTCTCCAGGTTGCGCGACCGCCGTTGGGAACGCGAATAAAAAGTGCTGGAGTGTCTCCTGGCAAAGTCCTTTAACCTCGGGCTCCTTCGGACCTCTGGCAAAAACGGGAACAGTGTCGATTTCAACGCAATAGCTTCAAAATACAAACGCTTCGATTGGTACCTTCGGCGGGTTTGAGCGGCGACTCCTCCACAACACAATCCTCGTTTAGGACGGAGCTTCTACGGGGAAAGAAAATGAGAATGAATGTAACGGTTTGACTAGGCCACCAAGCGGTCAACTGTGGAATGACACGTACCGCCCCATTTTTTGTTGGTACAGGAGCCGATTTGACACCTGCTTGTGGTGGGGCGTCTCACATACTTTGGTTGTGATGAGTCTGTGCCTCTCTGAAGACGGAGCAACGATAATTCCCATTTGGTTATCGCACAAAAATCGGTGGCCTTTTGCTTACGATTTTTTACCATCGTGCTTGTGCGATCGCTTGCGCTTCGGGCCTTCCACCGCGGAGACGGACTGGCTGCGGGAAAGTTTGCTCTTCTTGGACGGAGACGCGGCCTCTGGACTGAACAGGTTTCTTCTTACTTTGGTAACCTCTGAGACAAATCGGAAACATATTTACAGATTTAGAATAGAAATTATGGCGAGGAATTCTAAGACGGGAAGACACTTGTCTGTCCAAATTGGGAGGCAAATTGGTACCGTGGCTTTGTTGCTTTTGGGGTTGCGGTACTGCGACTGGTTTCTCCGGAGCCGGACAAACTTTTGATCTGGACTgataaaaaaacagaataaacaTGAAAGTTTGATCACAACACAAATGAGCTCGCAGTGATCGATGACTACGGTAATCGTCTGAGTTGGTCTTACAGCCCGTGTCGTCTTTTTTGGCATCTCTATCTGGCGTAGACTCTGTGAGGATTCGGTCAGACTGCGATGACGAGTCAGCATCCCGCTCCTGAAAGTAAATAAACGCCACAGCGGTTCAATAAGATAACTGAAGTTGGAAGGAAAATATTCCTAGAATGCATTGAATGGGtcaaaggccccccccccccaaaaaaaaagacactccaCGGGGGACCCCAGGCAACCTCCTTCTCACCTCCTCTTGTTAGCAGAGCGATGACGCAGATCGTGCAGGCGATCGCTACAGTTGGAAAGCGAGTCACGCGCAGAGGGGCGGGGCGAGGAGGGCGACGGAGAAACGCTGTCCCTGGCGAGCGACTCGTCGCTGAAGAAGTCCGCCGGTAGGACGGCCAGCAAGGCCTCGGGAGGCTGCGTGCCCAGACTGTGATAAATTTCGGCGAGGACCCTCGGGATGGCCGTCAAGAACCTGCGATAACAGacgtgcgtttaaaaaaataaaataaaaataagattgCATTCAAAGCACTTCAAGctaaatgctaaatgctaaacagAATAAAAGAGCACGCATCCGATTTGTTCTTAAACGAATATAGCAATGTACAGACATCAATGTGTATACGTTGTTCGATTCGTCACGATTATATGGACTACCGGCaaatatatattctttatcctctgcgaaaatcaaatcaaatcggtATAATGCAGCCCCCCGTGGCGCCAATGGGCATTTCGAGTCCGATCGAATTGTAGACGTTTTGTGGAGGAAAAGACGAAATCACGAGATTCTCGAAACACTTACGCTGGGAGGACTTCATCCTGAAGGAAGCTTGCGAGGCATGCCGGGTCTTTTGTTAGGGATATAATTCGGAGCATTTCAGCCACCTGAGGAGCAAACGGTATTGACGAGAAAAGAATATTGGCTTATTTTGCATATGGTAGCCATGactttattgggggggggggggcatgcttgAATCTTTGAAGTCACAGCTGCACCTCTTACCTCCTCTGCCATCTGTTCAGCATCCAGCCCGTCAACCTCCTCCGGGGAGAAAAGTTTGCATAACTCCAACCTGAGCAGCGCCTGGAGCTGACACCTAGTGGCGACAATATGCATTACAGCCATTTGAGGATGAACCTTTTTCTGGATTTTTCTCAATTTCACGACTTGGATTCACTCGCTTGAGTGGACAAATCCACACGCGCAAACTCACTCTCGCACTTTGCTCTCCACATCGGCATGGGAGCTGTAGGCCCGCCTGATGGATCCGCTGCTCCGCAAAAGGTGCTGCTGGCAAAACGGAACGGCGTCGACCTGCACGAGAGTAAACCAAAGAGACGCGTCGCTCGCGACCGTTGTCAAAAACGGTGTgcgagaaataaaaaaagacgtCTCACCCGCGGTTGGGATTTTGCCAGCAGGAAACTTTTTACGGCAGCCGAGATCTGCTGAGCGGCATCCAGGACAGACGAGGCTCTCTCGGCGTTGCTTTTCTCATAGACGCACCGCACGTGGGACAGCAGCTCGGCTTGACTGGTAAAGACTGATGACGGAATCCAACGCGTGACATGAGTTGCACAGTCCAAATGTTTTGCACGATCCTAAAGAATGCCTTGATGGGGATACTTACGGATGACGTCGACTCCTTCGGCTTTGTTCTTGTCACTCGAGCGTCTCTTGGCCGCTCTCTCCGCCCCTTTTCCCGCCGGCGCGGCCGCCGGCTCTTCGTCGGCCCGCCACTTGTGGGCCTTTGCGTTGAGCCGCGCCACGTTGAGCATCTGCAACGAGCGGCTCATGCTCTTCATCTTTTGCTTCATCGGAGTGTGCTGTGAGCCTCCTGtgaagagagacaaaaaaaaaaaaaaaagaagtaaatagACAAGTCACATTTCGTGTAAGCCGAATGAATCTTACGTTTCTTGCCGTTTTTGCTCTCGGTAGCCTTTGATGCCTGATACAGATCTGCCAGATCACTGATCAGCTCCGTCTGGAAGAgaagctcctcttcctctctttggTCGGGCGCCGCATGAAGCAACCTGACAAAGAGCGGAAGTCATGCGGCAAAAAGTTCAAGCCGCCGTAACGTTAGGCTGAGTCGTGAACTTGCGCTCTCTTGTTCTCCTTACCTGAAAGACTCCATCAGATGGGAAGTCACTCCCGAGTGATCTGAATGCGGAAACCAAGTCTCGCACAAACCGACTCTGGGCGAGCAACGACCGAGTTCCTGCCGGGCCCACTCGGGAACCACGTATGGAACATCTGGCTGCTCTTGAGGGAGAAAACAAATGGGCAAACGTGAAAATCATCGGCGCGTTTCGAATATGTAGCACGTGGCGCACTTCAGCTGCTCAAAAATCTTGTCAGCGAGAGaataaagcaggcatgtccaaagtccggcccgcggtcgaatttcatccggccctcggcccccgtcataaaatcagtgccgtctggcccgcaggttgggcgcaatggaacacgtgttgcattgactgaggtctcgtagactggtgagtgatgtttcatagagtactgcttccctctagtggctaaatgagtaatagcattcactaaatgagtaatagcatttagacactagggggcatcactgacgagttaacaagcttactaaaatttgttgaacaatattgttgttcaatgtaaagaatgtcagccaaggtcggcccccccgacattttaccacataaaatatgGCCCCCTTGGcgaaaagtttggacacccctggaatAAAGTGTCCAATCCTTACCATCGGCGCCGTCACCGTCTCGCTCCATCATTTCATATACGATGCCCAGCACACTGTTGACAACTTCTGGAAGGTCAGCTGAGATTTCATCGGTGCCGCTGTTGGAAATGGTGTCGATGTTGCCGAGGTGATGGCGCCGAGTGTCGGCGGGTCGGGGGACGGTGAGCAGAGCGGTAAAGTTGGACCAGGGGGAGAGGACGGCCGAGGACGACTGGCCGCTGTGGCGCACCTCAGcaaacttgggggggggggggggggggggtcagaaatGATTGGCCGATGAGATAGAAAGTCAAACGTGGCCTTGTTTACTTGAGGTTTGGCagtcagtcacaagaaggagtcatgccataaGGTGGACGGAAAAACTCTTTTCAACTTTGCATTTCTTTACCCGCGAGTCGTTTTGAGTAGATTCGAAATGTGGCAATCGGTACTAACGGAGTAAACGTTTAAATGCGCCGTAGCAATTGTTAAACAGTGTCAGGCAGGATCAGAGAGACGCTTTTCTTAGCGTGAACACACAATTTCGTCTCTATTTTTTTCGATCTGCGTAAAGCAAGCAATTTGAAAACTCACCATGTGCAGCGAACGAGTCGACAACTCCACGAGTGCGCGCTGGAAGGAAGCGGCACCTTCCTCGCTGGTGTTGGAGCACCGGAGCAGCCATGACTCTGCGGAGGCGCGCGACAGTGACGAAGCATCCCAGCCCTGCAGCACACCCTTCAGACACACCTCCACGCCCTCGGCGAGAGGTGCCTGTCTGCGGGACAGCGGTTCGAGATTGACAGCACAGCTGTGGGCAACGTCGCCTGAAAAAGGGGGCGCAGAAACACGTGGAAAAATTACGGAATGTTGTTTGGACTTGTTGTTGGCCAAAGTTGGCATTCTAATCCCCACGGAATTAAACAATGACAATATTCCTTAATTAGAGTCACAAATCTCATTTACCTGTGTCCAGTTTCAGAGTGCCCTCCGTGGCAGGAAAAGCAAGGCGGTACTCCCTTTCGGAAGACAGCAAATATCCAAGACTGGACCGGAAAAGGAAAGTGTCATTCCCGACGTTGGAGTGTGAATTCTCAGTCCAGCGGCGGTTCAGGAGTGCAACGGCGGGGAGCACTTTGCCACGTACTTGTGCCAAGGCCTGGGCTAACTTGTCAACGCCCAAGTGGTCCCCACATTGCACCTCCTGTAAAGaagaaatgacaatgacattGTTGACTGGATCACAAGAAGCGGCTTCGGACTGGCAAGCGGCCAATCACAATCGAATGAGGATACATGCATGtcctcacaaggatcacggGTGAACTTAAGTCTATCTTGTGGGAAGCTGATGTTCAAATATACTTTATTTTCTCTGGATACAGctgttggaagaaaaaaagtttgcgcACCCTATTCTATATGCACTCTAAGCTGGTTACTTACATTCCCATGCGATGTACTGTCCACCCAGTGCAGGACAACCTGCCTCTGAACCAGCATGTCCTGGATACTTTTGGATAGAATGTGCTCCGACACCTCCGCACTCGTGTCAAGGTTCGTCAAGCTGAGGTAGTCCAGCAGTTGTGTCCAAGTTCGTGGACAGTCTGCCACAATAAACACCACGTTTCTCGCCTGGTTTATAAGAAGGTCCTCCTCTGGTAAAGGTGCAGCTCGCCTCGTCTTCCTGGGCCTCAGGGACAGTTTGGTGGGAGAGGTGAGGTCTGGTCGGTCCCATTGGAAGTCTAGCAGGATTTCTTTCAGGGCGTTTTGCACAGAGGCAGATTGGCTGCAATGCTGCTGGGACGCGCGTTGTTTCTCTCTCCCGTCAAACTTGGCATCGAATTCCACGCTGAAGTCCTCAAATGTTTTGTGGAGAAGCTCCTTGAAGTCCGAGCCCCTCGTTTTCAGGCTGGCACCTGGGCCAGTCGCGGATTGGAAGAATTTGTAACCCCAGCGTACTTTGTCGAAGCCATACTTGAAGCCGAAGTGCAGCAAGATGTGCAAAATTCCACATTTCAATTGATGATTCCTGATTTCTAGTCGATCGCTTGATTGTTGATCTCCGGAATCCACGTCGACGACAAAAGCCAGGTTGTGTAAAGCCATTCCGTCAAGCAGTGACTGGCTATTATCTTCGACGACACGCCATTACATCAAGTGTACCCTGCAAGCCGTCCACGCTCAACTTAATCCATCCATCGTCTGCCATTTCATGTCAGACATTTTTAGATAAACtaatgttgacatttcatgCTAGCCGGCTAGCATATTCGTGACCGCGACTCACTTTGACATAACGAtacttattttcttcttttacgGGTTCACATGCTCCAACTCTATCGTCCtaacaaagcaacaaaacaagcaaagttCGGAAATAATAATGGATTTTTGTTTACATTCCTGGTATAAAGTAAAACTTTTCAAAGTCACTCGATGCTCGCCATTTTGTCGTCCTCGGAGATTCTTAACCGTTCGCGCTCCTTGAACGAGAAACCGCCTCCTCGACGGTGATTGGTCAGATctgttaacaacaacaaactcaTTGGCCCAAACTTGAGAGGTTGCCATGTCGCGATTCGCCAGATGCCAGCTTCCAAAATCTAATTGGTTGCATCTACCCTTCGTCACGTTTAGTGACGCTGCGGGGCCAAATGACTAGCAAATGGTACCTACCcgtttttaacttttaaatcCTGAACGCTATGACGTAACTTTACAGACTACGCTCCAAATGATTAATACTATTAAGAAAAATCCGCGATAGCCTATATGTTGTGGGTTTCCTTTCTGTCAACACAATCGATGTTGTTGAAGTTGTCGTGCACTTTTTCTAGTCGCAAGAGAAGCCCAATTTCCCATCTTCCCCGAATGCACCATGACACACTTTCCTCAAAACAAAAACGCAACAGCGCAAGGTGCCAAAAATGACGCATTGTAATTTTAATGGCTTGTAAACAAAGAGTTGTGTCTCGGGAGTGCTTACCACTCATCAAGTGTGAACTTGAGCAACGAAGTAAATCTTTTATCAGGTTATTTCTGAAAAAGCCACACGAGAAGAAGAAGTCAGAGCATCCAAAGCACGTGGACCAACCACCGATTTTCATCctaatcattttttccccttcagcaGCAGGGGCGGATGAAAAGCTGAGGAAAGAAGAGACATCAGCGAAGGGTCGGAGGACGATTCTCACCAGGCTTTTCCCTGAAAACATGGCAACAGGATGTAGGTTAGCGATGttcgttgttatttttatttgttatgtTGGTCAACAATAAAACAGTTCTCAAAGTCACATATAGAGTgactgtattctttatcctctaagAACACAACTCTGCTGCATCTGGGCAGGGAAACAAGTGCAAAAGTATAAACTGGtaattatactgccccctggtggccaaagcACGCACACCACaatgagcagcacaatgtgcattaaaatgaatgagaacgtgtgacaaaaactgttgaattatttttaatcGTAATTAACTATTCACTTGTGGttttttacatttactgtaTACCATAGACTAGTGTAGTTATTAGAAAGTGTAAATGCAGCAATGTATGTCGTTATTGTGGTCAAAACTGTGTTTTTTACTGTTGTTATAAGTTGATATTCACATTTATAACTCTGTTATAATTACTATTTACTTTAATTACTTGTTTAAAGGGTCTTGATTTTGTGAGTAGGGAATTCATATTGCATGtctgatttgttttaaatttgtgaGGCATGTAAATTGGGTGAGCATATTTGGCAGTTTTTACCAACACCACCTATGATTTGTTTTCCAAGGTGTTTGTCGGCATATAAAATCTTGCGTAGGTGGCTACATCGGGTTGATATCGAGCCTTTATGCACATCCTCATGGTCACTCATCAGACAAGCAAACGACTATGAATGAAGCCGTCATTAAAATGCAATTAGGAAGTAAGTGTGTCACCTTTTTGTTCTCCACCCGGCAAGTAGAATCTCTAAGCATCTCCTTTCAAAGCACACGGGGATATTATTCTTTACATGATGCGTCAAACTCAGTAATGGGATGGAAATGAACGGGCAAGTGACGTCTGTTATGATGATGGACCAAAAATAAATTCCTGGCTGGAGCAGAATGTCCTTCGTACAAACATGACATGGGCTAACAGAACAAGGCCCTTTCCCATGGGAGCAAGTTTAGAAAAGAGGTTCAGAAGTACGCCGAGACTTCATCATAACAAGTCACATTTCAAATATACTTCTCACGAGTACACTGACAAAATAGGTTCGCATTTTCCATCCTTAATCCGAACGAGGAGAGAAGAGGCCACGCGTTCGCTTGTACTGTTGACAACTTCCTCCTGGGTGTGTGTCGGGAGTTAGCTGCTATGCTAACAggtcaaaaacaaacatactggtaccaccaaaaaaaaaggaaaaaaaatagattagtGGACTAACTTTTGCTCTGTCCTCGGTCAGAACTGCGTCATGGACCTCACTTTGTTCCTTTCTACCTCTAGATGGctaaaatgtttgtgttgtgtttttatgttCGTTACAACGATTTATATTGCATCCGCAACAAAACAACGTTTTAAGAATAACAAGGCGATGTCAGCAAAATATCAACAAACAAAGCtgattttacacatttttgccTGGCAGATGAATTGGTCATACATACAGAGGATAAGCAGTAGGTcagtttgatcatttttgttcacTATCTATGTCAGCgacgtatagtgacaggcagaacaatgaaatgctcaaattttgtgatgtaaaaaatatGCCATTCACTCAACATAGGTTGCGAGAAgggtttttgtcccccccccccccaacacttgTCACCCCCCATCATTCAAGAAACAAGTCCGATACCTGAAAATActtgaaaatatttattaaaatactTATGACAAAACACGGTATTTAATATAAAGTACATTCGATACAAAGCACAGTGGAAAGGTTTGCGGTTTTCTTTGAAAGTCGAGGCGACTTTACAAGTCAGTCAAAAGTCCACATTTGGTTATaagcaaaatgaagaaaataaatactttttttttttttttttaacgaaggAATCTTTTTCTTCATAACGTTTTGGTGAAGAGCGTGAACTCAGAAGAAAGCTTCGCTGGCGAAACCAGGCCACAGTGTCGCTTCGTCGTGCTATTTACAAAATTAGTGGCATGGCTACGAGATGTTGATTTTTGTTCTTAAcagtagagaagaaaaaaaaaaacgaacagtgagccttgaaaaaaaaaaaaaagctcaatgtaGCATCTCGCAAGTCTACAGTAGAAAAGGAATACATTTGAAAGCATCAAGCAAAGCTTATACCGTCTTTGTTGGAATTATGCTATATAGGTTTCTTTGTATACGACTCTACGGCACTTGATTAGTACCCAAAAAGTGTCGGTTAAATCCAAATGTATTGTTAGAGACAACGGAACTGTACTTAACTAAACAAACAatgctggattaaaaaaaaaaaaaaaaaaaaaaaaaaattgaagtcacTGTAGCATGCTGCACTTTCATTCAGTGATTCTCTAgggaaccacaagagggcgcccaCATCCTGCACTGATGAGCTACACTGATGGAAGGTCAACGAAATTCTCGCCACGTTGCCAGGAGGAACTTAAACAGCATACATttgaacatgtttaaaaaaaaagaaaaaacagcgcC is a window from the Hippocampus zosterae strain Florida chromosome 3, ASM2543408v3, whole genome shotgun sequence genome containing:
- the ticrr gene encoding treslin; translated protein: MALHNLAFVVDVDSGDQQSSDRLEIRNHQLKCGILHILLHFGFKYGFDKVRWGYKFFQSATGPGASLKTRGSDFKELLHKTFEDFSVEFDAKFDGREKQRASQQHCSQSASVQNALKEILLDFQWDRPDLTSPTKLSLRPRKTRRAAPLPEEDLLINQARNVVFIVADCPRTWTQLLDYLSLTNLDTSAEVSEHILSKSIQDMLVQRQVVLHWVDSTSHGNEVQCGDHLGVDKLAQALAQVRGKVLPAVALLNRRWTENSHSNVGNDTFLFRSSLGYLLSSEREYRLAFPATEGTLKLDTGDVAHSCAVNLEPLSRRQAPLAEGVEVCLKGVLQGWDASSLSRASAESWLLRCSNTSEEGAASFQRALVELSTRSLHMFAEVRHSGQSSSAVLSPWSNFTALLTVPRPADTRRHHLGNIDTISNSGTDEISADLPEVVNSVLGIVYEMMERDGDGADEQPDVPYVVPEWARQELGRCSPRVGLCETWFPHSDHSGVTSHLMESFRLLHAAPDQREEEELLFQTELISDLADLYQASKATESKNGKKRGSQHTPMKQKMKSMSRSLQMLNVARLNAKAHKWRADEEPAAAPAGKGAERAAKRRSSDKNKAEGVDVILFTSQAELLSHVRCVYEKSNAERASSVLDAAQQISAAVKSFLLAKSQPRVDAVPFCQQHLLRSSGSIRRAYSSHADVESKVRECQLQALLRLELCKLFSPEEVDGLDAEQMAEEVAEMLRIISLTKDPACLASFLQDEVLPAFLTAIPRVLAEIYHSLGTQPPEALLAVLPADFFSDESLARDSVSPSPSSPRPSARDSLSNCSDRLHDLRHRSANKRRSGMLTRHRSLTESSQSLRQIEMPKKTTRASRSKVCPAPEKPVAVPQPQKQQSHEVTKVRRNLFSPEAASPSKKSKLSRSQSVSAVEGPKRKRSHKHDERHRLITTKVCETPHHKQVSNRLLYQQKMGRSSVLNEDCVVEESPLKPAEEVRRSPRLKDFARRHSSTFYSRSQRRSRNLERALSASRLPLGEGGTGDVDVEKVRSPVRLLFSAARSPARPSTSTGSTRSGATRLSADSSVFESPSKTPEKTPKRCGVATPRTPKRCGVATPRTPATPKTGPSSRPRVLPAAESPVGQLAMDLRGSPFRSPARKTLVPETRPLKGILRTPVKSSEAEPFSFTLHSPSATPKKMVSWSPSPRKKRSAADDAVAAPTTSRRSPRLLKTAKRFCSPPKSPSDMPGTFKTPDKTSHTFPCQVTSPDTPSERRPEAAPFQFSPPQVHTASPEATTRPHARTPSPVQPMATRSRRTSSPKIGSPWKQASPDGVTRVPNKEAAFILESGVQLTEGTKAQSVESSANETSSPSDSRPSESSQLDPAADDGHDIVDASVIKTQFSGGLKMNISFCRKPSKSTEDVLTEAASTKDPVLQAQATPGCGYGFRQTPDRQQREAAARLGYAGEFPRFSTPRGPPRQHRQQKATPSPKSASYQVEMEMQTSGLPKLKFKRTDSTDVNEVLAENAPRSGAPSPFPKHRDPGRVSPSVCSHATPAKGGVVQTHICQSYTPTRHPAGTTSPRAVADVFSPSPSPQSVGKLTPDNLNRWPRRKRARTGAVGAKEPSRKGDLTDEAELGVSRLSDADDPDDLCGKATGGILPWKRARSPCGDASPRHPDDDWMAPEPHRDGEEMMWTAVGGDVPSTTPPGSVVRKPVTAGGILALTQSPLLFKEKPASASRRTPRLKDKLAVERRTEADEGVSGFSQPTRRSGSRKRLLR